From the Rhizobium sp. NZLR1 genome, the window ACCTGAATCATTAGCCGCGCGTTTTCAATCTGCCCGGACGGTCAAGGTCAGGCGGCGGGCTCTGCTGTCCTCTTTTTCTTTCCCCGCCGCGATCTCAACGCCGCGACGCGAGGAAGATCGTCTTCGGTGACCTTGAGCAAATCCTCCATCGCGACTTTCCATTCGCGCTGCATCTTGTCGAGGGTCGAAAGTTTCACGTCACGCATGCAGCGTGTGACTTGCGACATGTAGGCTTCCGATACACCGAGCTGTTCGGCCAAATCCTTGTTGGTGACGCGACGGCTAGCTTTCAGACGACCAATACCGACGGCCAGTCTTTCCTGAAACGACAGCGATGTGAGGATCGACTTGTCCAGTTGCACGTCGGCATCGACCTTCACACGTGGCATTGGACGAATTTCCCGCGTTCGGTTGAAAGCAACATGCCGGGACAGGACGCGTCATCCCTTGGAAAAGCGTCGTCGCTCCGGCGCCTGCTTATCAAATTGTTCAAGAATAAATCAATCATTGCGGATCCGACGGCGACAGATGATCAACGTAACCATGCCTATTACTCTTTGTTGCCCATCGTTGTCATCGGGACGTTCACAAGCTCGTTACCTCTCTACACCGTCAGTCAACATTGCAGCAAGCGGTCCTGGATTGTAGGCGGCGTCAACCTGCGCCCTTTGATCATCGTCGCGATATGATGCCGGACGACATGGCTTGCACTTCTGAACGACAATTCCATTGCCGATTAATTATACTGCAGTTAAAGTCAACCCGTTATGGTTGATCGGAGGATTTGGATGGCATCGTTTACGACGTCCAGCTATCGCTTTGACCTGACGCGTCTCTCCGTCGCGCTTATGATCCTCGGGCTGATTTTCATCACGGCCTGCCTGTCGATCGGCGACAGCCTGACAGTAGGTTACGTTATGGTGATCCCAGTGTACGTTTTTTTGTCGGCCGTTCTTGAGGACGCGCGGCTCGTAAAACACAGCCGCGTCCATGCGTGGGCTGAGACATTGGCAGCTTTAAGCGCCGCAGCGGCTTGCGGATATACAGGCTACCAATTCTGGACATCAGGGTACTAAGACGTCGGCATGCGGATCGTTGTTCGCAATAGCCCTGCCCACGGTCTCGCCACCCTCGAAGAACGCGAGACAGTTGCGTTGCGCGCCTGGTATGGCAACGCTGCTTCCAGTGAAGACGAGGCCATCGCCCTATCCGTCATCAAGCGCTCTCGGTTGATGGACGGTTGGATCGAATGTGACTGCCTGCCCGGCCGATACCAGCCCCTTCTTGCCCCGATTCAGCAGGAACACACATACACCCTACGGCGCCTGCTGCCGAAAGACGACGATCCCGGCCGGCATGAAGAGCGCCCAAACCATGCACACGCCTGCCCGTTTCATGTCGACAAGGATATCGCGCCCTCTCGCTTCGATCGCGGCTATCATCTTCGCCCGTTGCCCAAGTCGGAACGAAGCTACATCGATGCGCTCCCAGCCATTCCCGACCGACTTGCTGACGTCTCCGCCTCAGACCGGATCCGATCGGTCGAGCGAAACGATCGGCCCTCCCGGCTTGGATCAATCCTCTGGAGGGTGCTCGATAAAGCTGGCACCAATGTCATTCCGCCCTTGCAGGATGAGCGGGATTTCAGCCTCGGAGATCAGCTTGCAAGGCTGCGCTCCGCAGCGCGTGAATTTCGGGTGCTGCGAACCTGGACGCTTAACGCGTTGATGTCGACATGGGCGGCCGACTATCGTGATCCAGACAGCCGTTGGCAGCGGTTGCTCGCAACCTCGCGCCCAGAATGGCCCGAGGCTGTACGTCGAAC encodes:
- a CDS encoding helix-turn-helix domain-containing protein, which encodes MPRVKVDADVQLDKSILTSLSFQERLAVGIGRLKASRRVTNKDLAEQLGVSEAYMSQVTRCMRDVKLSTLDKMQREWKVAMEDLLKVTEDDLPRVAALRSRRGKKKRTAEPAA